The following are encoded together in the Oncorhynchus masou masou isolate Uvic2021 chromosome 5, UVic_Omas_1.1, whole genome shotgun sequence genome:
- the LOC135536991 gene encoding elongation factor 1-alpha 1-like isoform X2, translating to MVGRAMGKEKLHINIVVIGHVDSGKSTTTGHLIYKCGGIDKRTIEKFEKEAAEMGKGSFKYAWVLDKLKAERERGITIDISLWKFETSRYYVTIIDAPGHRDFIKNMITGTSQADCAVLIVAAGVGEFEAGISKNGQTREHALLAYTLGVKQLIVGVNKMDSTEPNYSQKRYEEIVKEVSTYIKKIGYNPDTVAFVPISGWNGDNMLEASPNMTWFKGWKITRKDGNASGTTLLEALDAIQPPSRPTDKPLRLPLQDVYKIGGIGTVPVGRVETGVIKPGMVVTFAPVNVTTEVKSVEMHHEALTEAMPGDNVGFNVKNVSVKDIRRGNVAGDSKNDPPMEVASFTAQVIILNHPGQISAGYAPVLDCHTAHIACKFAELKEKIDRRSGKKLEDNPKALKSGDAAIVAMVPGKPMCVESFSEYPPLGRFAVRDMRQTVAVGVIKAVEKKAPSTGKVTKSAQKAQKVK from the exons ATGGTCGGACGAG CTATGGGCAAGGAGAAGCTTCACATCAACATCGTGGTGATCGGCCATGTGGACTCAGGCAAGTCGACCACCACGGGCCACCTCATCTACAAGTGTGGGGGCATCGACAAGAGGACCATTGAGAAGTTTGAGAAGGAGGCCGCTGAG ATGGGGAAGGGCTCGTTCAAGTACGCCTGGGTGCTGGACAAGCTGaaggcagagagggagcgaggcaTCACCATCGACATCTCCCTGTGGAAGTTTGAGACCAGCAGGTACTACGTCACCATCATCGACGCCCCGGGACACAGGGACTTCATCAAGAACATGATCACTGGCACCTCTCAG GCGGACTGTGCTGTGCTCATCGTGGCGGCGGGCGTGGGCGAGTTCGAGGCGGGCATCTCCAAGAATGGGCAAACCCGCGAGCACGCCCTTCTGGCCTACACCCTAGGGGTCAAGCAGCTGATCGTAGGGGTCAACAAGATGGACTCCACCGAGCCCAACTACAGCCAGAAACGCTACGAGGAGATTGTGAAGGAAGTCAGCACCTATATTAAGAAGATTGGTTATAACCCGGATACGGTGGCCTTCGTTCCCATCTCCGGCTGGAATGGGGACAATATGCTGGAGGCTAGCCCTAAC ATGACATGGTTCAAAGGGTGGAAGATCACCCGTAAGGACGGCAACGCCTCTGGGACCACcctgctggaggctctggacgCCATCCAGCCGCCCTCCCGCCCCACTGACAAACCCCTCCGCCTGCCCCTACAGGACGTCTACAAGATAGGAG gtatTGGTACGGTCCCGGTGGGGCGGGTGGAGACGGGCGTGATCAAGCCAGGCATGGTGGTGACTTTTGCCCCCGTCAATGTGACCACGGAGGTCAAGTCAGTGGAGATGCACCACGAGGCGCTGACCGAGGCCATGCCTGGAGACAACGTGGGCTTTAACGTCAAGAATGTGTCGGTAAAAGACATACGGCGAGGAAACGTGGCTGGAGACAGTAAGAACGACCCGCCGATGGAGGTGGCCAGCTTCACTGCACAG GTCATCATCCTGAACCACCCAGGTCAGATCAGTGCCGGCTACGCCCCCGTGCTGGACTGCCACACGGCCCACATCGCCTGTAAGTTCGCCGAGCTGAAGGAGAAGATTGACCGGCGCTCGGGCAAGAAGCTGGAGGACAACCCCAAGGCCCTGAAGTCTGGCGACGCAGCCATCGTTGCCATGGTCCCCGGGAAGCCCATGTGTGTGGAGAGCTTCTCCGAGTACCCACCACTTg GGCGCTTTGCGGTGCGTGACATGCGTCAGACGGTGGCGGTGGGCGTGATCAAGGCGGTGGAGAAGAAGGCTCCGTCCACGGGCAAGGTCACCAAGTCGGCCCAGAAGGCCCAGAAGGTCAAATGA
- the LOC135536991 gene encoding elongation factor 1-alpha, somatic form-like isoform X3 → MGKEKLHINIVVIGHVDSGKSTTTGHLIYKCGGIDKRTIEKFEKEAAEMGKGSFKYAWVLDKLKAERERGITIDISLWKFETSRYYVTIIDAPGHRDFIKNMITGTSQADCAVLIVAAGVGEFEAGISKNGQTREHALLAYTLGVKQLIVGVNKMDSTEPNYSQKRYEEIVKEVSTYIKKIGYNPDTVAFVPISGWNGDNMLEASPNMTWFKGWKITRKDGNASGTTLLEALDAIQPPSRPTDKPLRLPLQDVYKIGGIGTVPVGRVETGVIKPGMVVTFAPVNVTTEVKSVEMHHEALTEAMPGDNVGFNVKNVSVKDIRRGNVAGDSKNDPPMEVASFTAQVIILNHPGQISAGYAPVLDCHTAHIACKFAELKEKIDRRSGKKLEDNPKALKSGDAAIVAMVPGKPMCVESFSEYPPLGRFAVRDMRQTVAVGVIKAVEKKAPSTGKVTKSAQKAQKVK, encoded by the exons ATGGGCAAGGAGAAGCTTCACATCAACATCGTGGTGATCGGCCATGTGGACTCAGGCAAGTCGACCACCACGGGCCACCTCATCTACAAGTGTGGGGGCATCGACAAGAGGACCATTGAGAAGTTTGAGAAGGAGGCCGCTGAG ATGGGGAAGGGCTCGTTCAAGTACGCCTGGGTGCTGGACAAGCTGaaggcagagagggagcgaggcaTCACCATCGACATCTCCCTGTGGAAGTTTGAGACCAGCAGGTACTACGTCACCATCATCGACGCCCCGGGACACAGGGACTTCATCAAGAACATGATCACTGGCACCTCTCAG GCGGACTGTGCTGTGCTCATCGTGGCGGCGGGCGTGGGCGAGTTCGAGGCGGGCATCTCCAAGAATGGGCAAACCCGCGAGCACGCCCTTCTGGCCTACACCCTAGGGGTCAAGCAGCTGATCGTAGGGGTCAACAAGATGGACTCCACCGAGCCCAACTACAGCCAGAAACGCTACGAGGAGATTGTGAAGGAAGTCAGCACCTATATTAAGAAGATTGGTTATAACCCGGATACGGTGGCCTTCGTTCCCATCTCCGGCTGGAATGGGGACAATATGCTGGAGGCTAGCCCTAAC ATGACATGGTTCAAAGGGTGGAAGATCACCCGTAAGGACGGCAACGCCTCTGGGACCACcctgctggaggctctggacgCCATCCAGCCGCCCTCCCGCCCCACTGACAAACCCCTCCGCCTGCCCCTACAGGACGTCTACAAGATAGGAG gtatTGGTACGGTCCCGGTGGGGCGGGTGGAGACGGGCGTGATCAAGCCAGGCATGGTGGTGACTTTTGCCCCCGTCAATGTGACCACGGAGGTCAAGTCAGTGGAGATGCACCACGAGGCGCTGACCGAGGCCATGCCTGGAGACAACGTGGGCTTTAACGTCAAGAATGTGTCGGTAAAAGACATACGGCGAGGAAACGTGGCTGGAGACAGTAAGAACGACCCGCCGATGGAGGTGGCCAGCTTCACTGCACAG GTCATCATCCTGAACCACCCAGGTCAGATCAGTGCCGGCTACGCCCCCGTGCTGGACTGCCACACGGCCCACATCGCCTGTAAGTTCGCCGAGCTGAAGGAGAAGATTGACCGGCGCTCGGGCAAGAAGCTGGAGGACAACCCCAAGGCCCTGAAGTCTGGCGACGCAGCCATCGTTGCCATGGTCCCCGGGAAGCCCATGTGTGTGGAGAGCTTCTCCGAGTACCCACCACTTg GGCGCTTTGCGGTGCGTGACATGCGTCAGACGGTGGCGGTGGGCGTGATCAAGGCGGTGGAGAAGAAGGCTCCGTCCACGGGCAAGGTCACCAAGTCGGCCCAGAAGGCCCAGAAGGTCAAATGA
- the LOC135536991 gene encoding elongation factor 1-alpha 1-like isoform X1, whose product MFKLLQYYTLMIWADSLIVTVHHHHLVAKNTNFSGGVKLMTYVKPIAPEPTTGSLIINQTAYFATRSLAELLRAHLHKPSLVDPSCHNLLRCLPERTAMGKEKLHINIVVIGHVDSGKSTTTGHLIYKCGGIDKRTIEKFEKEAAEMGKGSFKYAWVLDKLKAERERGITIDISLWKFETSRYYVTIIDAPGHRDFIKNMITGTSQADCAVLIVAAGVGEFEAGISKNGQTREHALLAYTLGVKQLIVGVNKMDSTEPNYSQKRYEEIVKEVSTYIKKIGYNPDTVAFVPISGWNGDNMLEASPNMTWFKGWKITRKDGNASGTTLLEALDAIQPPSRPTDKPLRLPLQDVYKIGGIGTVPVGRVETGVIKPGMVVTFAPVNVTTEVKSVEMHHEALTEAMPGDNVGFNVKNVSVKDIRRGNVAGDSKNDPPMEVASFTAQVIILNHPGQISAGYAPVLDCHTAHIACKFAELKEKIDRRSGKKLEDNPKALKSGDAAIVAMVPGKPMCVESFSEYPPLGRFAVRDMRQTVAVGVIKAVEKKAPSTGKVTKSAQKAQKVK is encoded by the exons ATGTTCAAATTGTTACAATATTACACATTGATGATTTGGGCTGATTCTCTGATTGTTACGGTACATCACCACCACCTGGTGGCGAAAAATACGAATTTCTCGGGGGGGGTTAAACTAATGACGTATGTCAAGCCAATAGCGCCAGAACCCACTACTGGGTCCCTAATAATAAACCAGACAGCATATTTTGCTACACGATCACTGGCCGAATTATTGCGAGCGCATCTACACAAACCCAG CTTGGTTGACCCCTCTTGCCACAATCTACTCCGGTGTCTTCCTGAGCGAACAGCTATGGGCAAGGAGAAGCTTCACATCAACATCGTGGTGATCGGCCATGTGGACTCAGGCAAGTCGACCACCACGGGCCACCTCATCTACAAGTGTGGGGGCATCGACAAGAGGACCATTGAGAAGTTTGAGAAGGAGGCCGCTGAG ATGGGGAAGGGCTCGTTCAAGTACGCCTGGGTGCTGGACAAGCTGaaggcagagagggagcgaggcaTCACCATCGACATCTCCCTGTGGAAGTTTGAGACCAGCAGGTACTACGTCACCATCATCGACGCCCCGGGACACAGGGACTTCATCAAGAACATGATCACTGGCACCTCTCAG GCGGACTGTGCTGTGCTCATCGTGGCGGCGGGCGTGGGCGAGTTCGAGGCGGGCATCTCCAAGAATGGGCAAACCCGCGAGCACGCCCTTCTGGCCTACACCCTAGGGGTCAAGCAGCTGATCGTAGGGGTCAACAAGATGGACTCCACCGAGCCCAACTACAGCCAGAAACGCTACGAGGAGATTGTGAAGGAAGTCAGCACCTATATTAAGAAGATTGGTTATAACCCGGATACGGTGGCCTTCGTTCCCATCTCCGGCTGGAATGGGGACAATATGCTGGAGGCTAGCCCTAAC ATGACATGGTTCAAAGGGTGGAAGATCACCCGTAAGGACGGCAACGCCTCTGGGACCACcctgctggaggctctggacgCCATCCAGCCGCCCTCCCGCCCCACTGACAAACCCCTCCGCCTGCCCCTACAGGACGTCTACAAGATAGGAG gtatTGGTACGGTCCCGGTGGGGCGGGTGGAGACGGGCGTGATCAAGCCAGGCATGGTGGTGACTTTTGCCCCCGTCAATGTGACCACGGAGGTCAAGTCAGTGGAGATGCACCACGAGGCGCTGACCGAGGCCATGCCTGGAGACAACGTGGGCTTTAACGTCAAGAATGTGTCGGTAAAAGACATACGGCGAGGAAACGTGGCTGGAGACAGTAAGAACGACCCGCCGATGGAGGTGGCCAGCTTCACTGCACAG GTCATCATCCTGAACCACCCAGGTCAGATCAGTGCCGGCTACGCCCCCGTGCTGGACTGCCACACGGCCCACATCGCCTGTAAGTTCGCCGAGCTGAAGGAGAAGATTGACCGGCGCTCGGGCAAGAAGCTGGAGGACAACCCCAAGGCCCTGAAGTCTGGCGACGCAGCCATCGTTGCCATGGTCCCCGGGAAGCCCATGTGTGTGGAGAGCTTCTCCGAGTACCCACCACTTg GGCGCTTTGCGGTGCGTGACATGCGTCAGACGGTGGCGGTGGGCGTGATCAAGGCGGTGGAGAAGAAGGCTCCGTCCACGGGCAAGGTCACCAAGTCGGCCCAGAAGGCCCAGAAGGTCAAATGA